The following proteins come from a genomic window of Larimichthys crocea isolate SSNF chromosome III, L_crocea_2.0, whole genome shotgun sequence:
- the paqr3a gene encoding progestin and adipoQ receptor family member 3a — MRSTYYKPLNGTHGAYTKLKASGLTKADSSSSAMPQKLQKSAQTSHYIELGGYQYWPVLVPRGIRLYTYEQIPVFLRENPYITDGYRAYLPSRLCIKSLFILSNETVNIWSHLLGFLLFFCVGVYHMASVLPDIGASREDYVIYSIGVFCFQLCMLCSVGYHLFCCHRSEKTSRRWLALDYAGVSIGILGCYVPGVFYTFYCNNYWRQVYLVTVLAMILAVFFAQIHPHYLSKQWKQLRSLIFCSVAGYGLIPTVHWICITGGFSSELVQAFVPRILGMYFIAALALIFYVSKVPERYFPGQLNYLGSSHQVWHLLLVLMFYWWHQSSCFIMAYRHSQPCPDVTQHG, encoded by the exons ATGCGAAGTACTTATTATAAGCCCCTAAATGGCACACACGGTGCATATACCAAACTGAAAG CTTCAGGTCTGACTAAAGCGGACTCCTCCAGCTCAGCCATGCCTCAGAAACTCCAAAAAAGTGCCCAGACCTCTCACTATATCGAGCTTGGAGGTTATCAGTATTGGCCTGTGCTGGTGCCCCGAGGTATCAGACTGTACACCTACGAACAGATCCCGGTGTTTCTGAGGGAGAACCCCTACATCACAGATGGATACAGAGCCTACCTGCCCTCCAGACTGTGCATCAAAAG CCTCTTCATTCTGTCCAATGAGACGGTGAATATCTGGAGCCATCTGTTGGGcttcctgctcttcttctgCGTAGGGGTGTACCACATGGCCTCGGTGCTGCCGGACATCGGCGCCTCCAGAGAGGACTACGTCATCTACTCCATCGGAGTCTTCTGCTTCCAG CTGTGTATGCTGTGTTCGGTCGGTTATCACCTGTTCTGTTGCCACCGCTCGGAGAAGACCAGTCGCCGCTGGTTGGCACTGGACTATGCAGGAGTTTCCATCGGCATCCTGGGCTGCTACGTCCCCGGAGTCTTCTACACCTTCTACTGCAATAAC TACTGGCGGCAGGTGTACCTGGTGACGGTCTTGGCCATGATCCTGGCCGTCTTCTTCGCTCAGATCCACCCTCATTACCTCAGCAAGCAGTGGAAGCAGCTGCGCTCGCTCATCTTCTGCTCGGTGGCCGGGTACGGCCTCATCCCCACCGTCCACTGGATCTGCATCACTGGAGGCTTCTCCTCAGAGCTCGTCCAG GCTTTTGTTCCGCGAATCCTGGGGATGTACTTCATCGCTGCATTAGCTCTCATTTTCTATGTTTCTAAAGTTCCTGAACGCTACTTCCCAG gTCAGCTGAACTACCTGGGCTCCAGCCACCAGGTGTGGcacctgctgctggtgctgatgTTTTACTGGTGGCACCAGTCATCATGCTTCATCATGGCGTACAGACACAGTCAGCCTTGCCCTGACGTCACGCAACACGGCTAG